Proteins from a genomic interval of Betta splendens chromosome 10, fBetSpl5.4, whole genome shotgun sequence:
- the nox1 gene encoding NADPH oxidase 1: MGNWLVNNGLSAFTLVVWMGINIFLFVFFYNRYNSEPQYFYTRHLIGAGLPWARAPAAVLNFNCMLILLPVCRNLLSLIRGSLMCCSKTMRKQVDKNLTFHKLVAYMIGLMTAVHTIAHLLNVEWFNNSRQGVYDELSTDLSKLGDEDDTTYLNPVREKDLNPERIPIYFAFSTIAGVTGVVITLALILIITSSMEVIRRSYFEVFWYTHHLFVIFFAGLVFHGAGRIVRSLQESDPPHNVTLCKDRSDEWGQTPQCPDPQFAGGFPQTWMFVIGPMVLYICERLVRFIRYMQVVRYRKIVMHPSKVLELQLEKSGFKMDVGQYVFLNCPTISQLEWHPFTMTSAPEEDFFSVHIRSAGDWTDKLIDIMQKLPEGAQGPKMGVDGPFGTASEDVFDYEVSMLVGAGIGITPFASILKSIWYKFKGSDPKLRTKKIYFYWLCRETYAFEWFADLLQSLEKEMEERGMGNFLTYKLFLTGWDQSHITHVTVHFDKETDVVTGLKQKTHYGRPVWDKEFEQVRQENPMSQVGTFLCGPEALANVLEKNCAKYSDVDPRKTRFHFNKENF, from the exons ATGGGTAACTGGCTTGTCAACAACGGGCTTTCAGCTTTTACGCTG GTGGTGTGGATGGGCATCAACATCTTTCTCTTCGTCTTTTTCTACAATCGCTACAACTCCGAGCCCCAGTATTTCTACACGCGCCATCTCATCGGG GCCGGTTTGCCCTGGGCcagagctcctgctgctgtcctcAACTTCAACTGCATGCTGATCCTGCTGCCGGTGTGCAGGAACCTGCTGTCTCTGATCCGAGGCTCCCTGATG TGTTGCAGTAAAACAATGAGAAAGCAGGTGGACAAGAACCTGACGTTCCATAAGCTGGTGGCGTACATGATCGGCCTGATGACAG CTGTTCACACCATCGCCCATCTGCTCAACGTGGAGTGGTTCAACAACAGCAGACAAGGGGTGTACGACGAGCTCAGCACTGATCTGTCCAAGCTGGGCGACGAGGACGACACCACCTACCTGAACCCAGTCCGCGAAAAAGACCTG AATCCGGAGCGGATCCCCATCTACTTCGCCTTCAGCACCATCGCGGGGGTCACCGGCGTCGTCATCACCCTGgccctcatcctcatcatcacctcctccatggaggTCATCAGGCGCAGCTACTTCGAGGTCTTCTGGTACACGCATCACCTCTTCGTCATCTTCTTCGCCGGGCTCGTCTTCCACGGAGccgg GCGCATCGTGCGGAGCCTCCAGGAGTCAGACCCGCCGCACAACGTCACCCTGTGCAAAGACCGCAGTGACGAGTGGGGGCAGACTCCTCAGTGTCCGGACCCTCAGTTCGCAGGCGGCTTCCCACAG ACCTGGATGTTCGTGATCGGCCCAATGGTCCTGTACATTTGCGAGCGTCTGGTGCGCTTCATCCGCTACATGCAGGTTGTCCGGTACAGGAAG ATCGTGATGCACCCGTCCAaagtgctggagctgcagctggagaagagCGGCTTCAAAATGGACGTGGGCCAGTACGTCTTTCTCAACTGCCCCACCATCTCCCAGCTGGAGTGGCACCCGTTCACCATGACCTCTGCCCCCGAGGAGGATTTCTTCAGTGTCCACATCCGCTCGGCCGGAGACTGGACCGACAAACTCATTGACATAATGCAAAAGCTTCCGGAGGGAGCACAGGGCCCCAA AATGGGGGTGGATGGGCCCTTCGGCACGGCCAGCGAGGACGTGTTCGACTACGAGGTCAGCATGCTGGTCGGCGCCGGCATCGGAATCACTCCATTCGCCTCCATCCTCAAGTCCATCTGGTACAAGTTCAAGGGGTCGGACCCAAAGCTGCGAACCAAGAAG ATTTATTTCTACTGGCTCTGCCGGGAAACATACGCCTTTGAGTGGTTCGCCGACCTCCTGCAGTCgctggagaaggagatggaggagagaggcatGGGGAATTTCCTGACCTACAAGCTCTTTTTGACTGGTTGGGATCAAAGCCAT ATTACACATGTGACGGTTCACTTTGATAAGGAGACCGACGTGGTCACTGGGCTCAAGCAGAAGACGCACTACGGCAGACCCGTCTGGGACAAGGAGTTCGAACAAGTCAGACAGGAGAACCCCAT GTCTCAAGTGGGAACTTTCCTGTGTGGTCCGGAGGCGCTTGCAAACGTGCTGGAGAAGAACTGTGCCAAATACTCGGACGTGGATCCGCGCAAGACTAGATTTCACTTCAACAAAGAGAACTTCTGA
- the cstf2 gene encoding cleavage stimulation factor subunit 2 isoform X1 has translation MANVAAAASAAAAAAAAANRDPAVDRSLRSVFVGNIPYEATEEQLKDIFSEVGLVVSFRLVYDRETGKPKGYGFCEYQDQETALSAMRNLNGREFSGRALRVDNAASEKNKEELKSLGTGAPIIESPYGDSVQPEEAPESISRAVASLPPEQMFELMKQMKLCVQNSPQEARNMLLQNPQLAYALLQAQVVMRIVDPEIALKMLHRQTTVQPLVPSGQGGGAPPVNPPPAQSSVPVSQPQPLPGMHVNGAPQMMQPPSMGVVPGPMPVPGPGPGAGPVGPPGNLQHSPTGSSGQAAIERPQGPGGIPPRGLLGDGPNDPRGGTLLSVTGEVIDPNRGYMAAPPPHHPGHQAPPVHMSQMPTGPPMDMRAPQIGEPRNVMGDPRVPMMEPRAPPMETRGRDPRAMDARGPVVGQRVPMAGAMPGPMPHGMGPNPVPPTRPGPGISGVPPSGGGFSPGQSQVSTQDQEKAALIMQVLQLTPEQIAMLPPEQRQSILILKEQIQKTAGGAP, from the exons ATGGCGaacgttgctgctgctgcctcggcTGCTGCGGCCGCGGCTGCTGCGGCGAACAGAGACCCAGCAGTTGATCGTTCCTTGCGATCGGTGTTCG TGGGTAACATTCCGTATGAAGCTACAGAAGAACAACTGAAAGACATCTTCTCTGAGGTCGGACTTGTTGTAAGTTTCAG GTTAGTAtatgacagagagacaggaaaacCAAAGGGATATGGCTTCTGTGAATATCAAGACCAGGAGACTGCTCTTAGCGCCATGCGTAACCTGAACGGGAGAGAGTTCAGTGGTCGTGCTCTCCGTGTTGACAATGCTGCCAGCgagaaaaacaaggaagagCTTAAGA GTTTGGGAACAGGAGCCCCCATCATCGAGTCCCCTTATGGAGACAGTGTCCAGCCAGAGGAGGCCCCGGAGTCCATCAGTAGAGCTGTGGCCAGTCTGCCACCGGAGCAGATGTTTGAACTTATGAAACAGATGAAG ctaTGTGTGCAGAACAGTCCCCAGGAGGCAAGAaacatgctgctgcagaaccctCAGCTGGCTTATGCTCTGCTGCAGGCCCAAGTAGTCATGCGGATTGTTGACCCAGAGATAGCTTTG AAAATGCTCCATCGTCAAACTACAGTCCAGCCTCTTGTTCCTAGCGGCCAAGGTGGAGGAGCACCACCAGTCAATCCACCTCCTGCGCAGTCCAGTGTGCCGGTATCTCAGCCACAACCTTTG CCAGGAATGCATGTGAATGGAGCCCCTCAGATGATGCAGCCTCCCAGCATGGGGGTTGTCCCTGGACCAATGCCTGTACCAGGTCCAGGACCAGGAGCAGGACCAGTCGGCCCTCCAG GAAACCTTCAGCATTCTCCCACAGGATCGTCTGGGCAAGCTGCTATCGAGCGGCCACAAG GACCAGGTGGCATCCCCCCCAGAGGCCTGCTGGGAGATGGACCTAATGACCCCAGAGGAGGAACTCTGCTCTCTGTCACTGGAGAAGTCATTGACCCGAA TCGGGGTTACATGGCAGCCCCACCACCCCACCACCCAGGACATCAAGCTCCGCCTGTACACATGAGCCAAATGCCAACCGGACCCCCAATGGACATGAGAGCTCCACAAATTGGTGAACCAAGAAATGTAATGGGAGACCCCCGCGTGCCAATGATGGAGCCGCGGGCCCCTCCGATGGAAACCAGAG GTCGAGACCCGAGGGCGATGGACGCCCGTGGCCCAGTGGTGGGACAGCGGGTCCCCATGGCAGGAGCAATGCCAGGCCCCATGCCTCACGGCATGGGTCCAAACCCAGTTCCACCTACAAGACCG gGTCCTGGTATTTCTGGTGTGCCACCGTCGGGAGGAGGGTTCAGTCCAGGACAGAGCCAGGTGTCCACACAGGACCAGGAAAAG GCTGCTTTGATCATGCAAGTTCTCCAGCTGACCCCGGAACAGATTGCCATGTTGCCCccagagcagaggcagagcatCCTCATCCTGAAGGAGCAGATTCAGAAGACGGCTGGCGGAGCACCGTGA
- the bcorl1 gene encoding BCL-6 corepressor-like protein 1 — MQVDPTLMNVGDGGTVSREISAPNKASTIMVGNPPQTLPPEFRGDVTLSQQNKTTPTTDCKTAKTCLDTSNYNHSPELSSPQQPNNAPMSSSAVASSEKRADKRAEASKLKGDGVGVFPAPQWSSGVKASRDDSLNPCHNSVASSKKTHPQTQSVQSVSSGYQCSAMFKPAQPVAFLPPTNFSSPLCKITLPPALGQIAALREATASQFQKEIQSQSSGVGGAHLMRTYPYPFSVGRTPAGEKKAGTSSSKLKSNHSSSKASKPVGEHKSLASVVASPAVALPLQHPSLTSAAPTRYTLSPTAAICCGSALASIASQSRLLNHVEKGSGVDKAIVGALKTTPPSAPDDHTAGSVEPRDVPLDLSAKSKRPKCINDPPVSSMEPHNNDLNQRDFLNSKMSTPTTYNSAVQYPILPNTHRNGSHQKQITRPPNHQVPDPKPNWGKGSSQDSVKSIPGTYVGVASPILASTLCGKDGKGTFADEFQSFAKQEFISIIDQGEHVASGGKKPSCLMKGNQHAHGVKHVKNTSTAILTKNCPSKGGLTTVLSNSANTQIHPKSGHGKTAVPYPTAVLNPAWQQSSHPHHQASSVQKKSTQGSQKTKGNTVAEGSKFQSACHSPPKPEDDKWERMKSPLSNLASIVKQQTLETTGEGNAQASPVASRKDDVNTVAGSNDAQSKHTFQYPSYWPVDKWPGAASQGDSSQNVKRHEKASLENDTETVKPAGQTKPTGQGPRNAPANGNRMESKLAQVLEGEVPKQESGASDSHPSEKFEGMVASLLTGQCAAGGERFEKKASATKEESPTKAKAAALKAKKSSPKKPAKEKSPAEASNKATGRKQDAENLPNKASSQKKKKQCAPVLEPTPISRDKISPNKSEERTSNKPDIGSSPLTVETPVSLNSSDMSNKDTDTAESSFPRLRRGRRRADEARLDLWGFATPSPPPPAPPQQMSAPTTSPSPPSTPVQPARRPRGRPRSTPAPDRAYPVKGKTASAEGDSPPHKKRRRCRSKKYQSGEYITEKDKLEDAENPEESDSLRQDGGAPADPQIERSPSPIASSPEPVQRPSVTRSGTARYHESEASPESGDKPSGKRKFKSKHLSDSYEQKVKSKRSSLGKRVAPLALDEACADVKRPESPPPAPKGLPSPPNNKKGSSGRHSVPDSTPKIPVPPEVRRLIVNKNAGETLLQRAARLGYQDVVQYCLEKDIREVNRRDNAGYTALHEASSRGWPQIVQMLLKHGADVNCSAQDGTRPLHDAVASDNLPIVWLLLNHGADPTLATYSGHTPVKLAHSQSMKTFLTEYFTDLEGRNEQNPSLPWDFYSSSLFETDQEPCWDFLLSEQNQELEENATGPTERDSDRDCLLFEFSDEPLLPCYHVQVSLTQGFCNWFLLTDVLKRLKMSARIFRARYPHMEVVSLPRAELWRQVSVSQVSSALASPYKNKKEEREEEEEQEEEEEEDEDKEGLVDLVRTVPELQRLLGSSIHILHEVDEEEEEEDEKEETLTNTGKPCSR, encoded by the exons ATGCAG GTGGATCCTACACTAATGAATGTAGGGGATGGAGGCACGGTGAGCAGAGAGATCAGTGCTCCAAATAAAGCGTCCACTATTATGGTGGGAAATCCCCCCCAGACGCTCCCCCCTGAGTTTAGAGGAGATGTTACCCTCAGTCAGCAAAACAAGACCACTCCAACGACGGACTGTAAGACAGCGAAAACCTGCCTGGACACTAGCAATTACAACCACAGCCCGGAGCTTTCTTCACCCCAGCAGCCCAACAATGCGCCGATGTCCAGCTCAGCAGTCGCCAGTTCAGAGAAAAGAGCAGACAAAAGGGCAGAGGCCTCTAAACTCAAGGGCGATGGGGTTGGGGTGTTCCCCGCTCCCCAGTGGTCCAGTGGCGTAAAAGCCAGCCGGGACGACTCACTCAACCCGTGTCACAACTCCGTGGCCTCCAGTAAGAAGACACATCCTCAAACGCAATCTGTGCAAAGTGTTTCGTCGGGGTATCAGTGCTCCGCTATGTTCAAACCAGCCCAGCCTGTGGCCTTCCTTCCCCCCACAaatttttcctctccactttgTAAAATCACTCTTCCACCAGCATTGGGTCAGATTGCAGCCCTGAGAGAAGCCACGGCTAGTCAGTTTCAGAAGGAAATCCAGTCGCAAAGCTCAGGTGTCGGAGGAGCACACCTCATGCGGACCTATCCCTATCCGTTCTCTGTGGGCCGGACTCCAGCGGGAGAGAAGAAAGCGGGCACGTCGAGCTCCAAGCTAAAATCTAACCATTCATCAAGCAAAGCTTCCAAACCTGTAGGAGAGCATAAATCCTTAGCATCAGTGGTAGCCTCACCAGCCGTAGCCCTGCCGTTGCAGCATCCGTCATTAACTTCTGCAGCGCCCACCCGCTACACCTTGTCTCCCACTGCTGCCATTTGCTGCGGCTCTGCGCTGGCCAGCATCGCCTCTCAGAGCAGGCTGCTGAACCATGTGGAGAAAGGCAGCGGCGTAGACAAGGCGATCGTGGGCGCTCTTAAAACCACACCTCCGTCGGCTCCAGACGACCACACGGCCGGCTCGGTCGAACCGAGGGACGTCCCTCTTGATTTGTCTGCAAAATCAAAGCGTCCCAAATGCATAAACGACCCTCCAGTTTCCTCGATGGAGCCTCACAATAATGACTTGAATCAAAGAGATTTTTTAAACTCAAAAATGTCCACACCTACAACTTATAACTCAGCCGTGCAATACCCCATCCTACCCAACACCCACAGAAACGGTTCTCATCAGAAACAAATAACCAGGCCTCCAAATCACCAAGTCCCAGATCCCAAACCAAACTGGGGAAAGGGATCGTCACAAGACTCTGTGAAAAGTATCCCGGGAACCTATGTAGGCGTGGCTAGCCCTATTCTGGCTTCAACTCTTTGCGGCAAAGATGGAAAAGGGACTTTTGCAGATGAATTCCAGAGTTTTGCAAAGCAGGAGTTCATATCTATAATTGATCAAGGAGAACATGTGGCCTCCGGAGGAAAGAAGCCATCCTGTCTGATGAAGGGCAACCAACATGCTCATGGTGTCAAGCATGTTAAAAACACCAGCACAGCCATACTAACTAAGAACTGTCCATCTAAAGGAGGCCTAACGACTGTCCTGTCGAACTCGGCTAATACTCAGATTCATCCGAAATCTGGACATGGTAAGACGGCAGTGCCGTACCCCACGGCTGTTCTAAACCCAGCGTGGCAACAGTCGTCTCATCCTCACCATCAAGCCTCATCTGTTCAAAAAAAATCCACGCAAGGATCCCAAAAGACCAAAGGAAACACAGTTGCAGAAGGATCTAAGTTTCAGAGCGCTTGTCACAGCCCGCCCAAACCCGAGGATGATAAGTGGGAGAGAATGAAGTCTCCTCTGTCCAACCTCGCGTCCATTGTGAAGCAGCAGACTCTGGAAACAACAGGTGAGGGGAATGCTCAAGCCTCACCTGTTGCGTCCCGAAAGGATGATGTAAACACAGTCGCTGGGAGTAATGACGCCCAGTCCAAACACACTTTCCAGTATCCATCATATTGGCCTGTGGATAAGTGGCCTGGCGCGGCATCACAAGGGGATTCGAGTCAGAATGTTAAAAGACACGAGAAGGCGTCTTTGGAGAATGATACTGAGACCGTAAAACCTGCGGGACAAACAAAACCCACCGGCCAGGGTCCTCGCAATGCACCAGCCAATGGGAACAGGATGGAGAGCAAACTCGCCCAGGTGCTGGAGGGAGAGGTACCAAAGCAAGAAAGTGGGGCGTCAGACAGTCATCCCAGTGAGAAATTCGAGGGCATGGTGGCGTCTCTTCTCACAGGCCAGTGTGCGGCGGGAGGCGAGAGGTTTGAGAAGAAAGCGAGCGCTACCAAAGAGGAGTCGCCAACCAAAGCGAAAGCGGCTGCCCTCAAAGCGAAGAAAAGCAGCCCCAAAAAGCCTGCGAAGGAGAAGTCGCCAGCTGAGGCTTCAAACAAGGCGACAGGACGGAAACAAGACGCAGAGAACCTGCCAAACAAAGCGTCTTCACAAAAGAAG AAGAAACAATGTGCACCTGTGCTGGAGCCAACGCCAATTTCAAGGGACAAGATCAGTCCCAACAAAAGTGAAGAAAGGACCAGCAACAAACCAg ATATTGGCAGCAGTCCTCTGACCGTCGAGACCCCGGTCTCCCTGAATAGCTCTGATATGTCCAATAAGGACACCGACACTGCAGAGAGCTCGTTCCCAAGACTGAGGCGAGGGCGACGGCGAGCCGATGAGGCCCGACTCGACCTCTGGGGCTTCGcgacaccttcacctccacctccggcCCCACCTCAACAAATGTCTGCTCCCACCACTTCCCCATCTCCCCCTTCCACTCCTGTCCAACCCGCACGCCGTCCAAGAGGGAGACCTCGCTCCACCCCAGCACCCGACCGAGCGTATCCGGTGAAAGGGAAGACGGCCAGCGCAGAGGGCGACTCGCCTCCTCATAAGAAACGCAGACGATGCCGGAGCAAAAAGTATCAGAGCGGGGAATACATTACAGAGAAAGACAAGCTGGAAGATGCAGAGAACCCGGAGGAGTCGGACTCACTGAGACAGGACGGTGGAGCTCCAGCAG ATCCACAGATAGAGCGCTCTCCGAGTCCCATTGCCTCCAGTCCAGAACCAGTGCAGAGACCGTCGGTAACTCGCTCAGGAACAGCCCGGTACCACGAGAGCGAGGCGTCGCCGGAGAGCGGTGACAAGCCTTCAGGGAAGAGAAAGTTCAAAAGCAAGCACCTGAGTGACAGCTATGAGCAGAAG GTGAAGTCCAAACGGAGCAGTCTGGGCAAGCGTGTCGCCCCACTTGCCCTGGACGAGGCTTGTGCCGATGTAAAAAGACCAGAAAGCCCTCCACCCGCTCCAAAGGGTTTGCCTTCACCCCCGAACAATAAGAAAGGCTCATCTGGAAGACACAGCGTCCCAGACTCTACTCCGAAAATACCTGTTCCTCCAGAGGTGCGGCGACTAATTGTCAATAAAAATGCTGGGGAGACCTTGTTGCAGCGTGCGGCCCGACTGGGCTATCAG GACGTAGTCCAGTACTGTCTGGAAAAAGATATCAGGGAGGTCAATCGCCGCGACAACGCTGGTTACACTGCTCTCCATGAGGCGTCCTCTCGAGGTTGGCCTCAGATTGTCCAGATGCTGCTGAAACACGGTGCCGACGTCAACTGTAGCGCCCAGGATGGAACACG GCCTCTCCACGATGCAGTAGCAAGCGATAATCTTCCAATCGTCTGGTTACTTCTAAACCACGGGGCAGATCCGACGCTGGCCACATACTCTGGACACACGCCTGTCAAACTGGCACACAGTCAAAGCATGAAGACCTTCCTCACAG AATATTTTACAGACCTCGAAGGCCGAAATGAACAGAATCCTAGTTTACCCTGGGATTTCTACAGCAGCTCCCTGTTTG AGACTGACCAGGAGCCGTGCTGGGACTTCCTGCTGTCGGAGCAGaatcaggagctggaggagaacgcGACCGGGCCGACGGAGCGCGACTCGGACAGAGACTGCCTTTTATTTGAGTTTTCCGACGAGCCTCTCCTACCGTGCTATCATGTTCAGGTGTCATTAACACAGGG GTTCTGCAACTGGTTCCTCCTGACAGACGTCCTGAAGCGCTTGAAGATGTCAGCACGGATCTTCCGGGCGCGCTACCCCCACATGGAGGTGGTGAGTTTGCCCCGCGCTGAGCTCTGGAGGCAGGTGTCTGTCAGCCAGGTGAGCTCCGCTTTAGCGTCTccctacaaaaacaaaaaggaggagagggaagaggaggaggagcaggaggaagaggaagaggaggatgaggacaagGAGGGACTTGTGGACCTAGTGCGCACTGTACCAGAACTCCAGAGACTACTGGGTTCCTCCATTCACATCCTACATGAAgtcgatgaggaggaggaggaggaggatgagaaggaaGAGACGCTAACAAACACAGGGAAGCCCTGCAGCCGATAG
- the cstf2 gene encoding cleavage stimulation factor subunit 2 isoform X2 yields the protein MANVAAAASAAAAAAAAANRDPAVDRSLRSVFVGNIPYEATEEQLKDIFSEVGLVVSFRLVYDRETGKPKGYGFCEYQDQETALSAMRNLNGREFSGRALRVDNAASEKNKEELKSLGTGAPIIESPYGDSVQPEEAPESISRAVASLPPEQMFELMKQMKLCVQNSPQEARNMLLQNPQLAYALLQAQVVMRIVDPEIALKMLHRQTTVQPLVPSGQGGGAPPVNPPPAQSSVPVSQPQPLPGMHVNGAPQMMQPPSMGVVPGPMPVPGPGPGAGPVGPPGPGGIPPRGLLGDGPNDPRGGTLLSVTGEVIDPNRGYMAAPPPHHPGHQAPPVHMSQMPTGPPMDMRAPQIGEPRNVMGDPRVPMMEPRAPPMETRGRDPRAMDARGPVVGQRVPMAGAMPGPMPHGMGPNPVPPTRPGPGISGVPPSGGGFSPGQSQVSTQDQEKAALIMQVLQLTPEQIAMLPPEQRQSILILKEQIQKTAGGAP from the exons ATGGCGaacgttgctgctgctgcctcggcTGCTGCGGCCGCGGCTGCTGCGGCGAACAGAGACCCAGCAGTTGATCGTTCCTTGCGATCGGTGTTCG TGGGTAACATTCCGTATGAAGCTACAGAAGAACAACTGAAAGACATCTTCTCTGAGGTCGGACTTGTTGTAAGTTTCAG GTTAGTAtatgacagagagacaggaaaacCAAAGGGATATGGCTTCTGTGAATATCAAGACCAGGAGACTGCTCTTAGCGCCATGCGTAACCTGAACGGGAGAGAGTTCAGTGGTCGTGCTCTCCGTGTTGACAATGCTGCCAGCgagaaaaacaaggaagagCTTAAGA GTTTGGGAACAGGAGCCCCCATCATCGAGTCCCCTTATGGAGACAGTGTCCAGCCAGAGGAGGCCCCGGAGTCCATCAGTAGAGCTGTGGCCAGTCTGCCACCGGAGCAGATGTTTGAACTTATGAAACAGATGAAG ctaTGTGTGCAGAACAGTCCCCAGGAGGCAAGAaacatgctgctgcagaaccctCAGCTGGCTTATGCTCTGCTGCAGGCCCAAGTAGTCATGCGGATTGTTGACCCAGAGATAGCTTTG AAAATGCTCCATCGTCAAACTACAGTCCAGCCTCTTGTTCCTAGCGGCCAAGGTGGAGGAGCACCACCAGTCAATCCACCTCCTGCGCAGTCCAGTGTGCCGGTATCTCAGCCACAACCTTTG CCAGGAATGCATGTGAATGGAGCCCCTCAGATGATGCAGCCTCCCAGCATGGGGGTTGTCCCTGGACCAATGCCTGTACCAGGTCCAGGACCAGGAGCAGGACCAGTCGGCCCTCCAG GACCAGGTGGCATCCCCCCCAGAGGCCTGCTGGGAGATGGACCTAATGACCCCAGAGGAGGAACTCTGCTCTCTGTCACTGGAGAAGTCATTGACCCGAA TCGGGGTTACATGGCAGCCCCACCACCCCACCACCCAGGACATCAAGCTCCGCCTGTACACATGAGCCAAATGCCAACCGGACCCCCAATGGACATGAGAGCTCCACAAATTGGTGAACCAAGAAATGTAATGGGAGACCCCCGCGTGCCAATGATGGAGCCGCGGGCCCCTCCGATGGAAACCAGAG GTCGAGACCCGAGGGCGATGGACGCCCGTGGCCCAGTGGTGGGACAGCGGGTCCCCATGGCAGGAGCAATGCCAGGCCCCATGCCTCACGGCATGGGTCCAAACCCAGTTCCACCTACAAGACCG gGTCCTGGTATTTCTGGTGTGCCACCGTCGGGAGGAGGGTTCAGTCCAGGACAGAGCCAGGTGTCCACACAGGACCAGGAAAAG GCTGCTTTGATCATGCAAGTTCTCCAGCTGACCCCGGAACAGATTGCCATGTTGCCCccagagcagaggcagagcatCCTCATCCTGAAGGAGCAGATTCAGAAGACGGCTGGCGGAGCACCGTGA